From Marivirga harenae, one genomic window encodes:
- a CDS encoding KpsF/GutQ family sugar-phosphate isomerase, whose product MSRILESAKETIAIEAKSVQDLASLLTDDFEKAVNAIMESKGKLIVTGMGKSGIIGKKIAATFSSTGTPSYFLHPGEAYHGDLGLIQDHDIVMAISNSGETDELLKIIPFFLRNGNKVIGVSGNPASTLAKNTHFHLNVNVEQEACPLDLAPTSSTTATLVMGDALAVALMKERDFKPEHFALFHPGGSLGRRLLMTVKDVMRSTDLPVIDAESEMDEVIGTMSNGRLGLAIVEENGQLAGVITDGDLRRGMKNQKNAFMDMKAKDIMTSSPKFIDKEMKLKKAEELMMEYKINALLVVENQKCIGVLQVYDL is encoded by the coding sequence ATGAGTCGAATTTTAGAATCTGCTAAAGAAACGATTGCCATTGAAGCTAAATCAGTACAGGATTTAGCTAGTTTGTTGACGGATGATTTCGAGAAAGCTGTTAACGCCATCATGGAAAGCAAAGGAAAGCTAATCGTCACAGGAATGGGTAAATCTGGTATTATTGGAAAGAAGATTGCAGCAACATTTTCCAGCACAGGAACCCCAAGTTATTTTCTCCATCCTGGAGAAGCGTACCATGGGGATTTGGGACTGATTCAAGATCATGATATTGTGATGGCCATCTCCAATTCAGGAGAAACGGATGAATTGTTAAAAATAATACCTTTTTTCTTACGTAATGGTAATAAGGTGATAGGAGTAAGTGGTAATCCCGCATCAACATTGGCTAAAAATACGCACTTTCATTTAAATGTTAATGTAGAGCAAGAAGCTTGCCCGCTTGATTTAGCGCCTACTTCTTCAACTACTGCTACTTTAGTGATGGGAGATGCTTTAGCCGTGGCCTTAATGAAAGAGCGTGACTTTAAACCGGAGCATTTTGCCTTGTTTCATCCGGGAGGATCATTAGGTAGAAGGCTATTAATGACGGTGAAGGATGTGATGCGCTCTACGGATTTGCCCGTAATTGATGCTGAAAGCGAAATGGATGAAGTGATTGGTACTATGTCTAATGGTAGGCTAGGGCTTGCTATAGTGGAAGAAAACGGGCAGTTAGCAGGTGTCATTACAGATGGTGATTTGAGAAGAGGGATGAAAAACCAAAAAAATGCCTTTATGGATATGAAAGCGAAAGACATCATGACTAGCTCACCTAAATTCATTGACAAAGAAATGAAACTTAAGAAAGCCGAAGAATTAATGATGGAGTATAAAATTAATGCGCTTTTAGTGGTAGAGAACCAAAAGTGTATAGGGGTCTTACAGGTATACGATTTGTAA